TTTAGAAAAAGCCATGTTACCTGCACCAAAAAGTGTTGGACAAATTACCATTGATATGGCACAAAATGGTTATGAAAGCAATCAGGTCGTCTGGCAAGCAGACAAAACGGTTTATACTGTCACCCATGAAGATACAATTCCTGCCTTGGAGATGGCAGTTTCTATGAATAAATAAAAAATAAAATACGGCGAACTTTATGCTCTACAAACGAAATCAATACTGCTAAAGTTAAATTTTTGGCGGCAATTTCTTCGTTCGTGGAGCTTTTATTGACTCTAAATATGAAAAAGCTAATGTTGGTAGAAAAGAAATTGCTTCTGAGTAAAATTAAAAATGTTATAATAAAAATACATTTGGGAAGTTATGTGGAAATGGTAATTAAAAAAGTGGTGAGACAAAATGAAAGTTTATCGTGAATTAAATCTTTTAGAAGATGAAAAAGTTATCAAAAAGTTAAACATAGCTGCCTTGGTAATTATGGCGATTTGTTATGGTGTGCTGTTGTTGCCGCCATTTAATCAGCATAATTTTCAAAGTATCTCATTTTTACTAGAAATTGGCGCAATTATTATTAGTTTTTTGGTGATTGTCATTATTCACGAAGGCATCCATGGTATTTTTTTCAAAATCTTTAATTTGAAAGGCCAAGTAAAATTTGGTTTTAAAAATGGTATGGCCTATGCTACAAGTCCTGGTTCACTGTATCCTAAATGGCAATTTTTCATGATTAGTATTGCCCCATTTGTATTGCTTACAACTGGCTTGTTACTGATTATGAATACTTGGCCTTATGCATGGCTACGTCTTTTAGTGGCAGCCCATAGCGGGGCATGTGCGGGTGATTTTTATTGGTGTTATCTCCTTTTAAAGACCCCTAAAAATTTATTGGTAGAAGATACAGAGGTTGGCTTGACCTTTCACGAAGTAGGCTAGAAAACAAGCAGTAACCGTGATAAAATAAATCAGAAATTCTACTTGAGAGAAAGAGGCTATTAAATGGAATATTTAAATGTAGGAAAAATTGTCAATACCCATGGGATCCGTGGCGAAGTTCGTGTTATCTCATTAACAGATTTTCCCGAAGAACGGTATCAAAAAGGGGCAACCTTGCTTTTATTCAAAGAAGGTATGCCTCCTTTAAGCTTGACTGTAGCAAGTCATCGCCGCCATAAAAACTTTGATCTATTAACTTTTGAAGGTTACCCTAATATTAATGATGTCCAAAATTTTCGCGATGGTATTTTAAAAGTGAACAAAGAAGATTTAGCTAATTTGGAAGAAGATGAATATTATTATCATCAAATTATTGGATTGACAGTTTTGGATGAAAATAAGCAAGAAATTGGCAAAATCAAAGAAATTTTATCACCGGGTGCAAATGATGTCTGGGTCGTACAACGTAAAGGTAAAAAAGATGCCCTAATTCCTTATATCGCGTCAGTTGTGACAGGAATTGACTTGGACAATGGTGTGGTCAATGTTGAACTGCCAGAAGGGTTGATCGACGATGAGAATTGATGTCTTAACGCTATTTCCCCGGATGTTTGAAGGACCAATGGGTGAATCTATTATTGGCAAAGCGCAAGACAAAGGATTATTGGAGATCAATGTTTCTAATTTTCGCGATTATGCCAATAATAAACATAAAACAGTAGATGATTATCCTTATGGTGGCGGCGCGGGGATGCTTTTAAAAGTACAGCCGATTTACGACAACTTAAAAGTAATCGAAGCAAAAACACCAACTGTCAAAAAAAGAGTGATCTTGCTAGATCCTGCGGGCAAAAAATTTGATCAAAGCGTAGCAGAAGAGTTTTCCAAAGAAGACCATTTAATTTTTATTTGTGGTCATTATGAGGGGTATGATGAACGAATTAGGAGTTTAGTGACAGATGAAATCTCTTTGGGGGATTATGTTCTAACTGGAGGCGAGCTAGGGGCGATGGTCATGATTGATGCCACAGTTCGCTTATTACCTGATGTTTTAGGAAATGAAACCTCGGCTCAAACGGATTCTCATTCCACAGGTTTATTAGAGCATCCGCAATACACCCGGCCAGCCGAATTTGAGGGAATGAAAGTACCAGAAGTTTTGATGAACGGCAATCACAAGTTGATTGCGTCTTGGCAATTAAAAGAATCATTGCGGCGTACTTATTTGCGTCGTCCCGATATGCTAGCCCAATTTCCTTTAACAAAAGAAATGGAAAAGCTATTAGCTGAAATTAAACAAGAAGAAGCGTAAAGGTATTAAAAGTCAACCTTGTTTAAGTGTGTGCTCGTTAATTACTGTTGGTTGTATAGAGCAACCACAGTGAATGACGAGTTTTTTTGATTTTTTTTATCGGTGTGTTTTTTATAATTGATATGCTCAATAAAATTTGATGTTAAGTTTAAATTTCATAAAAAACTTTTCTCTTGGTACAATTAAAAGAGATATCTTGATGAGAGGAGTCCTTTTTATGGCGAAAAGTAGTGTGCTAAGCAATGAGGAACTTTATGAAAAGATTTCTGCTAGTATCAATATCAAAAAAGAAAATTTTGTCATCTTGATTTGTGCCATTTTTATTGCTTCAATTGGCTTAAATATGAATTCACAACCGATTTTAATTGGTGCAATGCTCATTTCGCCGTTAATGGCACCAGTTCAAGGCTTAGGGCTAGGTTTGGGAGTTTTTGATAGTCGACTGACAATTCAAGCATTACGCCTATTGGTTTTAGAGGCGCTATTTGCTGTTGTAACAGCAACGCTTTATTTTTGGTTTTCTCCTTTAACTTATGCTAGCAGTGAAATTTTGGCTCGAACAGAACCAACGATTTGGGATGCACTAATTGCAATTTTAGGTGGAACCGCAGGGATGATTGGTGCTAGACAAAAAGAAGCCAATAATATCGTACCCGGTGTTGCGATTGCTACAGCTTTAATGCCGCCACTGTGTGTGATGGGGTATGGTATTTATACCCAAGCGTGGTCAATCTTTTTGGGAGCCGGTTATTTATTTTTAGTTAATGTTGCCTTTATTATGATTACAACGTTTATTGTCGTACGGGTATTGCATTTGAATTTTCGGATGCAGGTGGATACTACAAAGCAAAGACGCCGCCATTATATGATGATAGGGGCTGCAGTTCTCATTGCCATTCCAAGTTTTATCTCAGCAGGAACGCTAATTCAAACTGAAATGTCGCAACAAAGGGCTAAACGTTTTGTCGCTGAAGCGATGGCAGATTACTATATTTTAAATCAAAATATTGACGGCAAGCGACATCAGTTAACCTTAGATTTATTGGGAACTAAGCCTGCAGGAGCCGAATTAGAAGAT
The DNA window shown above is from Enterococcus montenegrensis and carries:
- a CDS encoding DUF3267 domain-containing protein, encoding MKVYRELNLLEDEKVIKKLNIAALVIMAICYGVLLLPPFNQHNFQSISFLLEIGAIIISFLVIVIIHEGIHGIFFKIFNLKGQVKFGFKNGMAYATSPGSLYPKWQFFMISIAPFVLLTTGLLLIMNTWPYAWLRLLVAAHSGACAGDFYWCYLLLKTPKNLLVEDTEVGLTFHEVG
- the rimM gene encoding ribosome maturation factor RimM (Essential for efficient processing of 16S rRNA), producing MEYLNVGKIVNTHGIRGEVRVISLTDFPEERYQKGATLLLFKEGMPPLSLTVASHRRHKNFDLLTFEGYPNINDVQNFRDGILKVNKEDLANLEEDEYYYHQIIGLTVLDENKQEIGKIKEILSPGANDVWVVQRKGKKDALIPYIASVVTGIDLDNGVVNVELPEGLIDDEN
- the trmD gene encoding tRNA (guanosine(37)-N1)-methyltransferase TrmD, translated to MRIDVLTLFPRMFEGPMGESIIGKAQDKGLLEINVSNFRDYANNKHKTVDDYPYGGGAGMLLKVQPIYDNLKVIEAKTPTVKKRVILLDPAGKKFDQSVAEEFSKEDHLIFICGHYEGYDERIRSLVTDEISLGDYVLTGGELGAMVMIDATVRLLPDVLGNETSAQTDSHSTGLLEHPQYTRPAEFEGMKVPEVLMNGNHKLIASWQLKESLRRTYLRRPDMLAQFPLTKEMEKLLAEIKQEEA
- a CDS encoding TIGR00341 family protein, which encodes MAKSSVLSNEELYEKISASINIKKENFVILICAIFIASIGLNMNSQPILIGAMLISPLMAPVQGLGLGLGVFDSRLTIQALRLLVLEALFAVVTATLYFWFSPLTYASSEILARTEPTIWDALIAILGGTAGMIGARQKEANNIVPGVAIATALMPPLCVMGYGIYTQAWSIFLGAGYLFLVNVAFIMITTFIVVRVLHLNFRMQVDTTKQRRRHYMMIGAAVLIAIPSFISAGTLIQTEMSQQRAKRFVAEAMADYYILNQNIDGKRHQLTLDLLGTKPAGAELEDLAKKLSDYHLEDYQLVINQVANNETVNMQDIDRYIDQKLQNQNAAKVVTNQAESASLTETLSEIKRQLFLDYATQVIKVKTDRLTTNKIETGQIIVTIASEVTKEQQEQIQATLDKLIANSDYAIKNVIKKGK